A stretch of the Janthinobacterium sp. B9-8 genome encodes the following:
- a CDS encoding type VI secretion system Vgr family protein, whose protein sequence is MRTDQLLASFAAAFNQDQRLISLQLGDGAAWGEQLLPQRVTGSEGINQAYRYQIDCLSPDGALELKSLLGLPIVLSVADANGDAIERCGVISQAQLLGSDGGFAKYSLTVEPPFALLRYRRTSRVFQDLSVVDIVKQVLAEHQAKNPVFASVQTLDFKLSGEYPPRSYCLQYREDDFAFLCRLMKESGLAWRFEHLAGDTPQVQLIVFDDAFALPEAAESAVRFHRSDATEESDSLTTWNTQRQIGSSSVSLASFDYKAANTSHSLSDSAIDQGDGGQQIQSSFEYYDPQAHYYASDLDQLNHDAKLRQDALDGQKKSFTGSGTLRSLQAGQWFRLEDHPAHEWDSAEQREFAITQLKFTANNNLPVDLTQQLSLVAPSLLAASAKDNAPYQADFTAQRRGQPVLSHLGEQEFTKPTSLGLQTATVVGPAGSEVHTDEQGRIKIEFHWQRAAEHPEFGANLDDKSSCWIRVAAPSAGAGWGHQFIPRIGQEVTVSFIEGDIDRPVVTGAVYNGSHSVPTFSGAGVLPANKTLSGIKTKEHEGGQYGELLFDDTKGEVRTKLSSEHGKTQLNLGYLIHPRTDGKGEPRGEGFELRTDNQGAIRANGLLISTEAKSGASGKQLDRSPAQSQLESALALAQSLGETATNQLADTIETGDEGKTVEADNSAGSKASTGHLYHHVHASKSFEASSNTDKDGKTKSQDQAGQQKIILLHGEDGVAITSPQSQTITAGTNLDLVAQRDTNQTSGRRWIHNVGQHISLFVAGVKDQVALKLIAAKGKIQLQAQSDDIEITGDKNVKITACKESITVVAKDEILVTAGGGYIRLKGGNIDIHCPGVVTIKGANHDVSGPAKMNPPLPAFPNTICKSCLQKAKDVGSPFAARL, encoded by the coding sequence ATGCGCACTGATCAGCTCCTTGCCTCATTTGCTGCGGCTTTTAATCAAGATCAGCGACTGATCTCTTTGCAACTGGGCGATGGTGCAGCTTGGGGCGAGCAGCTATTACCTCAGCGTGTGACGGGCAGCGAGGGGATTAATCAGGCTTACCGTTATCAGATTGATTGCTTGTCACCCGATGGTGCTTTAGAGCTTAAATCACTGCTTGGCCTGCCGATTGTTTTATCTGTGGCCGATGCCAATGGCGATGCGATTGAGCGCTGCGGGGTGATCTCGCAGGCGCAGCTCTTAGGCTCGGATGGGGGCTTTGCCAAGTATTCGCTCACCGTAGAGCCACCTTTTGCGCTGCTCAGATACCGACGCACTTCCCGCGTTTTTCAGGATTTATCCGTCGTTGATATTGTGAAGCAGGTACTGGCCGAGCATCAGGCCAAAAACCCTGTGTTTGCATCGGTACAGACGCTGGATTTCAAATTATCAGGCGAATACCCACCGCGCTCTTATTGCCTGCAATACCGGGAAGACGATTTTGCATTTCTGTGCAGGCTAATGAAAGAAAGTGGCCTGGCATGGCGCTTCGAGCATTTGGCTGGAGACACGCCTCAGGTTCAACTTATTGTATTTGATGACGCCTTTGCCCTACCCGAAGCTGCAGAAAGTGCGGTGAGATTCCACCGCTCGGACGCCACAGAAGAAAGTGATTCGCTCACCACATGGAATACGCAGCGGCAAATCGGCAGCAGTTCGGTTTCCCTAGCCAGCTTTGATTACAAAGCCGCCAACACCAGCCACAGCTTAAGCGATAGCGCCATTGATCAAGGCGATGGCGGGCAGCAAATCCAATCCAGCTTCGAATATTACGACCCACAAGCGCATTACTACGCCAGCGATTTAGACCAGCTCAACCATGATGCCAAGCTGCGCCAGGACGCTTTAGACGGGCAAAAGAAATCATTCACCGGCTCTGGCACATTACGTAGCTTGCAGGCTGGGCAATGGTTTCGCTTGGAAGATCACCCCGCTCACGAATGGGATAGCGCCGAGCAGCGTGAATTCGCCATCACCCAGCTTAAATTCACGGCAAACAATAATCTGCCAGTGGATTTAACCCAGCAACTTAGCCTAGTCGCGCCCAGCCTGCTTGCCGCTTCAGCCAAAGATAACGCGCCTTACCAAGCCGACTTCACTGCCCAAAGACGTGGCCAGCCCGTGCTCAGCCATCTGGGCGAGCAAGAATTCACCAAGCCCACCAGCCTTGGCTTGCAAACCGCCACCGTAGTTGGCCCCGCCGGTTCAGAAGTGCATACCGACGAGCAAGGGCGCATTAAAATTGAATTCCACTGGCAACGTGCCGCCGAGCACCCGGAGTTTGGTGCAAACCTAGACGATAAATCATCCTGCTGGATACGCGTCGCCGCGCCATCGGCGGGTGCAGGCTGGGGGCATCAGTTTATCCCGCGCATCGGCCAGGAAGTGACGGTGAGCTTTATAGAGGGCGATATCGATCGCCCCGTAGTCACTGGCGCTGTCTATAACGGCAGTCATTCAGTGCCGACGTTCAGCGGCGCGGGCGTCTTGCCCGCCAATAAAACACTATCTGGCATCAAAACTAAAGAGCATGAAGGCGGCCAATACGGCGAGCTGCTGTTTGATGACACTAAAGGCGAAGTCCGTACTAAATTATCCAGCGAGCACGGCAAAACCCAGCTTAACCTTGGCTATCTGATCCATCCAAGAACCGACGGAAAAGGCGAGCCACGCGGCGAAGGGTTTGAATTACGCACCGATAATCAAGGCGCAATCCGCGCCAATGGTTTACTGATCAGCACTGAAGCTAAGAGTGGTGCATCTGGCAAACAGCTCGACCGCAGCCCCGCCCAAAGCCAGCTCGAATCCGCCCTTGCACTGGCACAAAGCCTAGGCGAAACGGCAACCAACCAGCTAGCCGACACTATTGAAACCGGCGACGAGGGCAAAACCGTAGAGGCTGATAATAGTGCAGGCAGTAAAGCCAGCACTGGCCATCTTTATCACCACGTTCACGCCAGCAAAAGCTTTGAGGCGAGCAGCAATACCGACAAAGACGGTAAAACAAAATCCCAAGACCAAGCAGGGCAACAAAAAATCATCTTGCTGCACGGTGAGGACGGCGTCGCCATCACCAGCCCGCAAAGCCAAACGATTACCGCAGGCACAAATCTTGATCTAGTTGCGCAAAGAGACACAAACCAAACCTCTGGCCGCCGTTGGATACACAACGTAGGCCAGCACATCAGCCTGTTTGTAGCGGGGGTAAAAGACCAAGTCGCGCTAAAACTGATCGCTGCCAAAGGTAAAATCCAGCTGCAAGCACAGAGCGATGATATTGAAATTACCGGCGATAAAAACGTCAAAATCACTGCCTGCAAAGAAAGCATCACCGTCGTAGCCAAAGACGAAATTCTGGTCACAGCAGGCGGTGGCTATATCCGGCTGAAAGGCGGCAATATCGACATCCATTGTCCAGGTGTGGTGACGATAAAAGGCGCGAATCATGATGTAAGTGGCCCGGCAAAAATGAACCCACCTTTGCCTGCTTTCCCTAATACAATTTGTAAATCTTGCCTGCAAAAAGCAAAAGATGTGGGCAGCCCTTTTGCGGCTCGATTATGA
- a CDS encoding DUF4123 domain-containing protein yields MKNIDSYPAETKANILAWLSSFEPEAFNIYALIDHSFDPRLIKKLRNKIRWVSLYQDEGADIDISPILCHFEDMAHFVNQIDVLLQASNEQPMLSFWLSALDPEVMYGHFASYTDVIIFPEKLSYILRYADTRILPNLLDAMQDEQRAQFMGAFYSGIYFNRAAEMVELKGGDQLKPNDSPLCITEQQFTQMLDVSQPDQIIQQLRKLGLTAELIMSESKIYTLVKQLCSEAHTVGITDFAELRAYCIEQFIEITTA; encoded by the coding sequence ATGAAAAATATTGATTCTTATCCGGCAGAAACTAAAGCCAATATTTTGGCTTGGCTTTCATCTTTTGAGCCAGAGGCATTTAATATCTATGCTTTAATTGATCACAGCTTTGATCCACGATTAATAAAAAAACTGAGGAATAAAATCAGATGGGTTTCTTTGTATCAAGATGAAGGGGCAGATATCGATATATCGCCCATCCTGTGTCATTTTGAGGATATGGCCCATTTTGTGAATCAAATTGATGTGTTATTGCAAGCAAGCAATGAGCAGCCGATGCTGAGTTTTTGGCTAAGCGCTTTAGACCCTGAGGTGATGTATGGCCATTTTGCAAGTTATACCGATGTAATCATTTTTCCGGAAAAACTCAGCTATATACTGCGCTATGCAGATACACGTATCTTGCCTAATTTGCTGGATGCCATGCAGGATGAGCAGAGGGCGCAATTTATGGGCGCTTTTTATTCTGGCATTTATTTTAATCGCGCGGCGGAGATGGTTGAATTAAAGGGGGGTGATCAATTAAAGCCTAATGACTCTCCTCTTTGTATTACAGAGCAGCAATTCACCCAGATGCTTGATGTTTCTCAGCCTGATCAGATTATTCAGCAATTAAGAAAACTGGGGCTAACTGCTGAATTGATCATGAGCGAATCAAAAATATATACGCTGGTAAAACAGCTTTGCAGTGAAGCCCATACGGTAGGCATTACTGATTTTGCCGAGCTGCGGGCTTATTGTATTGAGCAATTTATTGAGATCACTACAGCTTAA
- a CDS encoding T6SS phospholipase effector Tle1-like catalytic domain-containing protein — MQGKPKIKRVRIAVFGFSRGAAAARVFVTWLKQAYGSEIAGLELKIDFLGIFDTVASVGLAQSAPTQDGHSGWASAENLKVADDVRCVHLVAAHEVRGSFPLDAIGSGALHKEVMYPGVHSDVGGGYEPLEQGRSIGESATAQRLKATQKELYVEDENSPYAGVIPVEDKAKCIAEFAVTGDSKKLSQIPLAQMYREALIAGVPLIPSSELRAIRMRNFAIHPETIKIFNQYIESTKAAKIKPTGGMWLTETQPSESLQVLSRRHYGQFLAWRKQRLGRIHLLPELQNSFYSSKARDINDFEREDVNLAKELELLRSRATMVLGEKQAQWDSAIQFIWDQEALIPEVVPLFETLMHDSKAWFGLEPYRMWGYLRWRKIYLADGKAASQTAEKIDDSEHVQRLEKNKQVQLDNERITHEARMRSLEGQRAGAAKQQQLGKDMSEFSRINQQQRQEELLRHQQALKQIQGRK, encoded by the coding sequence GTGCAAGGCAAGCCAAAAATTAAAAGGGTGAGAATTGCTGTTTTTGGCTTTTCCCGTGGGGCGGCTGCGGCGCGCGTGTTTGTGACTTGGCTAAAGCAAGCATATGGCTCAGAGATTGCCGGGCTTGAATTGAAAATTGATTTCCTGGGTATTTTTGATACGGTTGCCTCGGTGGGCTTGGCTCAGTCTGCGCCCACTCAAGATGGGCATAGCGGCTGGGCGAGCGCTGAAAATTTAAAAGTCGCTGATGATGTTAGGTGCGTGCATCTGGTGGCGGCCCATGAGGTAAGGGGCTCTTTCCCTTTAGATGCAATAGGCAGCGGCGCACTGCATAAAGAAGTGATGTATCCAGGGGTGCATTCTGATGTGGGCGGGGGGTATGAGCCGTTGGAGCAGGGGCGATCGATCGGAGAGAGTGCTACAGCACAAAGGTTAAAGGCTACGCAAAAAGAGCTGTATGTTGAAGACGAAAACTCGCCATACGCAGGGGTCATACCTGTAGAGGATAAGGCTAAGTGTATTGCTGAATTTGCTGTTACAGGTGATAGTAAAAAATTATCGCAAATCCCTTTAGCTCAAATGTATAGGGAAGCTTTAATTGCTGGTGTGCCCTTGATTCCCTCCTCAGAATTGCGGGCAATTAGAATGCGTAATTTTGCGATTCATCCAGAAACAATCAAAATCTTTAACCAATATATAGAAAGCACAAAAGCTGCGAAAATAAAACCCACGGGCGGAATGTGGTTAACAGAAACACAGCCGAGTGAATCTCTTCAAGTATTAAGCCGCAGGCATTACGGGCAGTTTTTGGCCTGGCGAAAGCAAAGGTTGGGGCGAATTCATTTATTGCCCGAATTGCAAAATAGTTTTTATTCTTCAAAGGCTCGGGATATAAATGATTTTGAAAGAGAGGATGTTAATTTAGCCAAAGAGCTTGAGCTTTTAAGGAGTAGGGCCACGATGGTTTTGGGCGAAAAACAGGCCCAATGGGATTCAGCTATTCAATTTATCTGGGATCAGGAAGCCTTGATTCCAGAGGTGGTGCCGCTATTTGAAACGCTGATGCATGATTCAAAAGCATGGTTTGGATTAGAGCCATACAGGATGTGGGGTTATTTGCGCTGGCGGAAAATTTATTTGGCCGATGGAAAAGCCGCTTCTCAAACGGCAGAAAAGATAGATGATTCAGAGCATGTGCAGCGTCTTGAAAAGAATAAACAGGTGCAGTTGGATAATGAGCGCATCACGCACGAAGCCAGGATGAGAAGCTTGGAGGGGCAGCGAGCGGGGGCGGCTAAGCAACAGCAGTTAGGGAAGGATATGTCGGAATTTTCGCGTATTAATCAGCAGCAAAGGCAGGAAGAATTGCTGCGGCATCAACAGGCACTCAAGCAAATTCAAGGGCGTAAATAA
- a CDS encoding type VI secretion system protein translates to MKLLIVLLIIVAVLLLWWLWRNKADRLGRGFIDAVRQMEKIAGIEGRYQVPWLLLLGDDQASSEQLCCAWQLKSAEKSAWFGRFYYSSDAVVLLPPHDIYQQAEGALAALSTWRRLLGALLRVRGQRPLDAVIWAVSAKQLMNKDASLDVTLCKQFQDAQQKLGQTLPVYWLITGLQEVAGMNELIESLPDQAQDSILGWSSALPLTTAYQREQLDGAVAQMQRQLRDCICEIATLNGGVSDALYLLPRQFDALRAALHALADAAFQSNAMGDAPVLRGLYCTAGYAVQQEETDVFSPELAVPDLPVFSSGLLRQRIAAERGLAQPIVRIMSLRQRWHRFARLATLIFCALWFLSMAWVWQAERQDALSLSRALSAVGSGSASADADSQPAEVLWRALFAVPRLNYESIVFPSSLFSHFDRNLAEKMASLLQTEWFVPAKRRIQADLLALQAEGANSDKKMGDDTASPETWPSYIATQHLVHQAGVLEKNVTLYNRALRGGPDALSQLTELSQRLWEGDFRPERLPLRHRLETILSQYALWMGKPIQLQTAAQETTHHFDGLMQHWLNRLYADATFIETADSVQTELTELQGAQHNSYADLSHLSQQITLLKQLIAATNSAWSNASGQDLVPGYSALLSQAKSSALIGKDAVSAIEKHAAKQRKAFKERWSNRDSSLTSRGEVGLKEDVLQLQAAIKYLLQQNFVVGAHSAGHLKVSGGLREMNETKLAAALQIYQERQQYQAQNLSKVPDAYRAGLGGMAKNSAAHAMWHAMAGQAVEDQGQRNAADSMEGLIRTAPEVNAALLDLGRADLSAELIKEMNERALTSLRQADGMLAELALYQPKQATFSWWDGKKNASFKGFKANNPLELQQYLNRQLEQLATVAINQGVVLEWLAAHPKGLPVKDMQTLLRWKGLAADLKKMKEKAPDSGPALLAQLIGKDLNEMDASTCHGVLRQVELPAGPGYFFERAQKLVNMANERCQGLRAQNSAYAWQQLSVFFNQYLAGRFPFSAKGNAADADVERVTTLLRLIDLYLPAAQAGLEDNESPNRDAARLFLLGLQHSRDLLGPILMRGSAEQPQPLGLDIDVQWRSDKDKEQGADQVIEWGLMVGTQRMRFPLGDRAKQRWLLGQPIVFSLRWAEESPQLPIEENTQPALMVLNQSAEWRYAGAWSLLHFLRHHQAPPGMVLQDEFSYPAMLFSLPMSGPAKPRAQMFARFGMSAVGAKALLPVQLLNALPLKAPVSPFRQITLPDSDKPLGAP, encoded by the coding sequence GTGAAGCTGCTGATTGTTTTGCTGATTATTGTTGCCGTTTTGCTACTGTGGTGGCTATGGCGAAATAAGGCAGATCGGCTTGGCCGCGGGTTTATTGACGCTGTGCGGCAAATGGAAAAAATCGCTGGTATTGAAGGGCGTTACCAAGTGCCCTGGCTGCTTTTGCTGGGTGATGATCAAGCCAGTAGCGAGCAGCTTTGCTGTGCATGGCAGCTAAAAAGTGCAGAGAAATCGGCGTGGTTTGGGCGTTTTTATTACAGCAGCGATGCGGTAGTTTTATTGCCCCCGCACGATATTTATCAGCAGGCCGAAGGGGCTCTGGCGGCCTTATCTACCTGGCGGCGTTTGTTGGGCGCACTGCTCAGGGTGCGTGGGCAAAGGCCACTGGATGCGGTGATCTGGGCGGTGTCGGCCAAGCAGCTTATGAATAAAGACGCCTCGCTGGATGTCACGCTCTGTAAGCAGTTTCAGGATGCGCAGCAAAAGCTTGGCCAAACATTGCCCGTATATTGGCTGATTACGGGGCTGCAGGAAGTCGCCGGGATGAATGAGCTGATCGAGTCTTTGCCCGATCAGGCTCAGGACAGTATTTTAGGCTGGTCATCCGCCTTACCGCTGACTACAGCTTATCAGCGTGAGCAGCTTGATGGTGCTGTGGCGCAAATGCAAAGGCAGTTGAGAGATTGCATCTGCGAAATTGCCACTTTAAACGGGGGCGTGAGCGATGCACTGTATTTGCTGCCAAGGCAATTTGACGCGCTGCGTGCCGCTTTGCATGCGCTGGCAGACGCTGCTTTTCAGAGCAATGCCATGGGCGATGCGCCTGTTTTGCGTGGGCTCTATTGCACAGCGGGCTACGCTGTTCAACAAGAAGAAACTGATGTTTTTTCGCCAGAGCTAGCCGTGCCGGATCTTCCCGTGTTTAGCTCGGGTTTACTTCGTCAGCGTATTGCCGCCGAGCGCGGCCTGGCGCAGCCCATTGTGCGGATTATGTCGCTGCGCCAGCGCTGGCACCGCTTTGCCAGACTGGCGACGCTTATTTTTTGCGCATTGTGGTTTTTATCCATGGCCTGGGTATGGCAGGCAGAGCGGCAGGATGCACTTAGCTTAAGCCGTGCTTTAAGCGCCGTCGGCAGCGGATCTGCCTCTGCAGATGCGGATAGCCAGCCGGCGGAGGTTTTATGGCGGGCGCTCTTTGCTGTGCCGCGCTTAAATTATGAAAGTATTGTTTTCCCTAGCTCATTATTTAGCCATTTTGACCGGAATTTGGCTGAAAAAATGGCCAGTTTGTTACAGACAGAATGGTTTGTTCCTGCAAAGCGGCGCATACAGGCAGATTTATTGGCGCTACAGGCAGAAGGGGCCAATAGCGATAAAAAGATGGGTGATGATACGGCCAGCCCTGAAACCTGGCCCAGCTATATTGCTACGCAGCACTTAGTCCATCAGGCGGGTGTGCTGGAAAAAAATGTGACTTTATATAACCGTGCGCTTCGTGGTGGGCCAGATGCGCTAAGCCAGCTCACCGAGCTATCTCAACGCTTGTGGGAAGGTGATTTTCGCCCGGAGCGTTTGCCACTGCGGCATCGGCTAGAAACCATACTTTCTCAATATGCTTTGTGGATGGGAAAACCCATTCAGCTGCAAACGGCAGCACAGGAAACCACGCATCACTTTGATGGCTTAATGCAGCACTGGCTGAACCGCTTGTATGCGGATGCGACTTTTATTGAAACGGCTGATAGTGTGCAAACAGAGCTGACCGAGCTGCAAGGTGCTCAGCACAATAGTTATGCCGATTTAAGTCATTTAAGTCAGCAAATCACTCTGCTTAAGCAGCTGATTGCTGCAACAAATAGTGCATGGAGTAATGCTTCGGGGCAGGATCTGGTACCCGGCTATTCGGCACTGCTCAGCCAGGCAAAATCAAGCGCCCTGATCGGAAAAGATGCGGTATCTGCCATCGAAAAGCATGCGGCCAAGCAAAGAAAAGCATTTAAAGAGCGCTGGTCTAATCGGGATTCTTCACTGACTTCACGCGGGGAAGTGGGCCTAAAAGAAGATGTATTGCAACTGCAAGCGGCCATTAAATATCTTTTGCAGCAAAATTTTGTGGTGGGCGCACATTCCGCAGGGCATTTGAAAGTGAGCGGCGGCCTGCGTGAAATGAACGAGACCAAGCTGGCCGCCGCTTTGCAAATTTATCAGGAACGCCAGCAATATCAGGCTCAGAATTTAAGCAAAGTGCCCGATGCTTATCGTGCAGGGCTGGGTGGCATGGCCAAAAACAGCGCTGCTCATGCAATGTGGCATGCCATGGCCGGGCAGGCGGTGGAGGATCAGGGGCAAAGAAATGCGGCAGACAGCATGGAAGGGCTGATCCGCACCGCCCCCGAAGTGAATGCCGCCCTGCTGGATTTGGGGCGGGCTGATTTATCGGCTGAATTGATTAAAGAAATGAACGAGCGTGCGCTTACTTCTTTACGCCAAGCCGATGGCATGCTGGCGGAGTTAGCGCTTTACCAGCCTAAGCAAGCCACTTTTTCCTGGTGGGATGGCAAGAAAAACGCCAGCTTTAAAGGGTTTAAAGCGAATAACCCGCTGGAATTACAGCAGTATCTCAACCGGCAGCTGGAGCAGCTGGCCACCGTGGCGATTAATCAGGGCGTGGTGCTGGAGTGGCTGGCGGCGCATCCTAAGGGGCTGCCGGTAAAAGATATGCAGACCCTTTTGCGCTGGAAAGGACTGGCTGCAGATTTGAAGAAAATGAAAGAAAAAGCCCCCGATAGCGGCCCGGCTTTGTTGGCCCAGCTGATTGGTAAAGATTTAAATGAGATGGATGCCAGTACCTGCCATGGCGTACTTCGGCAGGTTGAATTGCCCGCTGGCCCGGGCTACTTTTTTGAACGGGCGCAAAAGCTGGTCAATATGGCTAATGAGCGCTGTCAGGGGTTAAGAGCGCAAAATAGTGCCTATGCTTGGCAGCAGTTATCAGTGTTTTTTAATCAATATCTGGCCGGGCGTTTCCCTTTTTCCGCCAAAGGAAATGCAGCTGATGCCGATGTTGAACGGGTAACAACCTTGCTGCGCTTAATTGATTTATATCTGCCTGCCGCACAGGCTGGGCTTGAGGATAATGAATCGCCCAACCGGGATGCTGCCCGGCTATTTTTACTTGGCTTGCAACATAGCCGCGACCTGCTTGGCCCCATTCTAATGCGAGGCAGCGCCGAGCAGCCTCAACCATTGGGGCTGGATATCGATGTGCAATGGCGTAGTGATAAAGATAAAGAGCAGGGGGCCGATCAGGTGATTGAATGGGGCCTGATGGTGGGTACGCAGCGTATGCGTTTTCCGCTGGGGGATAGGGCTAAACAGCGCTGGTTGCTGGGCCAGCCCATTGTGTTTTCACTTCGCTGGGCGGAGGAGTCTCCGCAGCTGCCTATTGAAGAAAACACTCAGCCTGCCTTAATGGTGCTTAATCAAAGTGCTGAATGGCGCTACGCTGGCGCATGGTCTTTGTTGCATTTTCTGCGCCATCATCAAGCGCCGCCCGGCATGGTTTTGCAAGACGAGTTTAGCTATCCCGCCATGTTGTTTAGCTTGCCGATGAGTGGCCCGGCTAAACCACGGGCGCAGATGTTTGCCCGCTTCGGCATGAGCGCCGTGGGGGCCAAAGCCTTGTTGCCGGTTCAGCTGCTTAATGCTTTGCCACTGAAAGCACCGGTGTCGCCTTTTAGGCAAATTACCCTGCCTGATTCTGATAAGCCATTGGGGGCACCATGA
- a CDS encoding DUF3304 domain-containing protein, translated as MKLIQAKTHIGYWVILLALSACRPAESEAVGKRVDANSVTVSVDAVNYQHDLDVQYTLKDASNNAVGGAIVGLLEGPGAKNCCTLLPKKWRPGLKYHLSWEEGSAKEISPIRQERTLELPRYTTPGDLYVLFYPNHEVELIASPVEPGHANWAGREKAGALTACVARLSEKECRKHLSKYKFGSKEETAAMMREACTAKSIQESSDPEGNQEACNKLLNDCKDLWVINKKMCELDYREE; from the coding sequence ATGAAATTAATTCAAGCAAAAACCCATATCGGCTACTGGGTGATTCTTCTTGCGCTGAGCGCTTGCCGCCCCGCAGAGTCTGAAGCGGTGGGGAAGCGCGTTGACGCGAATAGCGTGACTGTGTCGGTGGATGCGGTGAATTATCAGCATGATCTCGATGTGCAATACACCTTGAAGGACGCGAGTAATAATGCCGTTGGCGGTGCGATTGTTGGTTTGTTAGAGGGGCCTGGCGCTAAGAATTGTTGCACTTTGCTGCCCAAAAAATGGCGGCCTGGCTTGAAATATCATTTGTCTTGGGAGGAGGGAAGCGCCAAGGAAATTTCGCCGATTAGGCAAGAGCGCACGCTGGAGCTTCCGCGTTACACCACGCCGGGCGATCTCTATGTGTTGTTTTATCCCAATCATGAAGTGGAGCTAATCGCCTCGCCGGTAGAGCCGGGGCATGCCAATTGGGCGGGGAGGGAGAAAGCAGGGGCGTTAACGGCTTGTGTGGCGAGATTGTCAGAAAAAGAATGCAGGAAGCATTTATCGAAGTATAAGTTTGGTTCAAAAGAAGAAACAGCCGCGATGATGCGGGAGGCTTGCACCGCAAAGTCAATACAAGAGTCTAGTGACCCAGAGGGAAATCAGGAGGCTTGTAATAAATTACTAAATGACTGTAAGGATCTATGGGTTATCAACAAAAAAATGTGTGAGTTGGATTATCGGGAGGAGTAA
- the tssA gene encoding type VI secretion system protein TssA codes for MSVEIKPGGLQGSLESLLQPISQDAPCGISIRYEAEYDLLREAKREDDTSLPTGIWQAEVKRGDWSTVEKLGRQILQSRSKDLTVAVWLGEAWMHRRGVEGLSAALSLLLGLCQRYWDTVHPLPQDGDMSYRTGPLAWGVHAYSTLLLSRMPLPVLDQRSDLDGFTLADWRMCQKHLGLDQGKATSKSALPLLEAAKKTAQKVNDAIRAVDVNILRSAHGFMVHGLLQMLELSQTCDQKMGNDAPTFQPLFLLMQELEIILKDWLAMHPQPLQIVPDIVLPSPVEKKPDPLPFLQPASREEAYRQLQLIADYLARTEPHSPVPYLIYRSVEWGNKPLRDLLAELISSDAEARRLWSLLGVLP; via the coding sequence ATGAGCGTAGAAATCAAGCCCGGCGGTTTACAGGGCAGTCTGGAATCGCTGCTGCAGCCTATTTCGCAGGATGCCCCTTGCGGTATCTCAATCCGCTATGAAGCGGAATACGATTTGCTGCGCGAAGCCAAAAGGGAAGACGATACCAGCCTGCCTACCGGTATTTGGCAAGCCGAAGTAAAGCGCGGCGATTGGTCTACGGTTGAAAAACTAGGCCGGCAAATTCTACAAAGTCGTAGCAAAGATTTAACGGTGGCCGTTTGGCTGGGCGAGGCCTGGATGCACCGACGCGGGGTTGAAGGCTTAAGCGCTGCGCTAAGCTTGCTCTTGGGGCTGTGTCAGCGTTATTGGGATACGGTGCATCCTTTGCCGCAAGATGGCGATATGAGCTATCGCACAGGGCCGCTAGCTTGGGGCGTGCATGCTTATAGCACCCTGCTTTTATCACGTATGCCCTTGCCTGTGCTGGATCAGCGTAGCGATCTGGATGGTTTTACTTTGGCTGATTGGCGAATGTGTCAGAAACATCTTGGGCTGGATCAGGGAAAAGCCACCAGTAAATCCGCGCTCCCTTTGCTTGAAGCCGCCAAAAAAACAGCACAAAAAGTGAATGATGCTATTCGTGCTGTGGATGTCAATATCCTACGCAGTGCCCATGGTTTTATGGTTCATGGTTTGCTGCAAATGCTTGAGTTGTCGCAAACCTGTGATCAGAAAATGGGCAATGATGCGCCCACTTTTCAGCCCTTGTTTCTGCTGATGCAGGAGCTTGAAATTATTCTGAAGGATTGGCTAGCTATGCATCCACAGCCCCTGCAAATTGTCCCCGATATTGTGCTGCCTAGCCCGGTAGAAAAAAAGCCCGACCCGCTGCCGTTTTTACAGCCCGCCAGCCGCGAAGAAGCCTACCGGCAGTTGCAGCTAATTGCCGATTACCTTGCCCGAACCGAGCCCCACAGCCCCGTGCCCTATCTGATCTATCGCAGCGTGGAGTGGGGTAATAAACCGCTCAGAGATTTACTGGCCGAGCTGATTTCCAGCGACGCAGAAGCCAGAAGACTCTGGTCCTTGTTGGGGGTGTTGCCTTGA